In Alteromonas sp. V450, the following proteins share a genomic window:
- a CDS encoding aminotransferase class V-fold PLP-dependent enzyme translates to MRPHLKILVIEDAVDLLEQITSSIGNTISYFDRSDVEISLLEANSVAKALQFVREDGDIQAVVFSWDVVAKVKELTEILPLHSSAAGNDKAIINVPSAHNDVIENNASVIDAIKRIRPELPVYVLGDAVKGLDIVNQANGIESFFYRNDIISDPESILGYIINDFDDRNETPFWTEYKDYVVESNDSWHTPGHSGGASFRNSPYISDFYRFFGRNVFVSDLSVSVDSLGSLSDGTHAIGKAQAAVANTFEVRHSYFVTNGSSTSNKIILQTLLREGDKVIADRNCHKSVHYGIIQARAMPVYLDSVFNPEYGIFSPPRMTQITQLIEENTDAKLIVLTGCTYDGLLTDLKQVVKLAHEHGIKVFIDEAWFAYSLFHPALRDYSAIAAGADYITHSAHKVVSAFSQASFIHVNDPDFDKDFFKEVFAIHTSTSPKYQLIASLDVCRQQLEMEGYKILNELLSNVGELKSQMAKFKRLKILSPSDFAKMFSHFESDNIGHDPLKILIDVSALDYSNQEIHRFLMDEVGLEIEKFTHSTILVLLTLGGMRSKIVRLYNALKRLDDGAVNLSKRKSKSALPADIPPIQLDELPSKAFFSPREAIPWQNSVGRTAAGLITPYPPGIPLIVPGQKVEQAHTDYLQALASQKLTVQGIYDGEIYVVAEE, encoded by the coding sequence ATGCGCCCACATTTAAAAATTCTCGTTATAGAAGATGCTGTTGATTTACTTGAACAAATTACTTCTAGTATTGGTAACACCATCAGTTATTTTGATCGAAGTGATGTTGAAATTAGCCTGCTTGAAGCGAATTCTGTTGCTAAGGCACTGCAATTTGTGCGCGAAGACGGTGACATTCAGGCTGTCGTATTCAGCTGGGACGTGGTAGCTAAGGTAAAAGAACTTACAGAGATCTTACCTTTACATAGCAGTGCGGCAGGCAATGATAAAGCAATAATCAATGTGCCCTCGGCGCATAACGACGTTATCGAGAATAATGCCAGCGTTATCGACGCGATTAAGCGTATTCGTCCGGAGCTTCCTGTTTATGTTCTAGGCGATGCCGTAAAAGGGTTAGACATTGTAAATCAGGCGAACGGCATAGAGTCGTTTTTCTATCGCAACGATATCATTTCAGACCCAGAATCGATCCTCGGCTATATCATCAATGACTTCGATGATAGAAATGAAACACCGTTTTGGACTGAATACAAAGACTACGTCGTCGAATCTAATGACTCTTGGCACACACCGGGCCATAGTGGTGGCGCAAGTTTCAGAAATTCCCCATACATCAGCGACTTTTACCGCTTCTTTGGCCGCAATGTGTTCGTTAGCGATTTGTCTGTAAGTGTAGACTCGCTTGGCTCATTATCAGATGGCACGCACGCAATTGGAAAAGCGCAAGCAGCCGTTGCAAATACCTTCGAGGTGCGCCATTCCTATTTCGTTACAAACGGGTCATCTACATCAAACAAAATTATTTTGCAGACGCTGTTGCGTGAGGGCGACAAAGTTATTGCCGACAGAAACTGCCACAAGTCAGTGCACTACGGCATTATCCAGGCGCGAGCCATGCCAGTGTATTTAGACAGCGTATTTAATCCAGAGTACGGTATTTTTTCGCCGCCCAGAATGACTCAGATTACGCAACTTATTGAAGAAAACACTGATGCCAAGCTTATTGTGCTGACAGGGTGTACTTATGACGGGTTACTGACCGACCTTAAGCAGGTTGTAAAGCTAGCTCATGAACACGGTATAAAAGTGTTTATCGACGAAGCCTGGTTTGCGTACTCGCTATTTCACCCGGCATTACGCGACTACTCGGCTATTGCAGCAGGGGCAGACTATATCACTCACTCTGCACACAAGGTGGTGTCGGCGTTCTCGCAAGCCTCGTTCATCCACGTAAACGATCCAGACTTCGATAAAGACTTTTTTAAAGAAGTATTCGCAATACACACCAGTACGTCACCTAAGTATCAATTAATTGCATCGCTCGACGTTTGCCGTCAACAGCTTGAAATGGAAGGCTATAAAATCTTAAATGAGCTACTCAGTAACGTAGGTGAGCTCAAATCGCAAATGGCAAAGTTCAAACGGCTGAAAATACTCTCGCCCAGCGACTTTGCAAAAATGTTCTCGCATTTTGAAAGTGACAATATTGGGCACGACCCGCTAAAAATCTTAATTGACGTTTCGGCGCTAGATTATTCAAATCAAGAAATACATCGTTTCTTGATGGACGAAGTTGGCTTAGAAATCGAGAAGTTTACCCATAGCACTATTTTAGTATTGCTTACGCTAGGCGGAATGCGCTCTAAAATTGTAAGGCTATATAACGCATTGAAACGTCTGGATGATGGCGCCGTTAATTTAAGCAAGCGCAAAAGCAAAAGCGCTTTACCGGCAGACATTCCGCCAATTCAGCTGGACGAACTGCCGTCAAAAGCGTTTTTCAGCCCTAGAGAAGCTATTCCGTGGCAAAACAGCGTTGGACGCACTGCAGCTGGCTTAATTACACCGTATCCGCCTGGTATTCCGCTTATTGTTCCTGGACAGAAAGTGGAGCAGGCACATACTGATTACCTTCAGGCGCTGGCAAGTCAGAAACTTACCGTACAAGGTATTTACGACGGTGAAATTTATGTTGTTGCTGAAGAATAA